The DNA segment TTCGTCGTCAATCGGCATCATGCATGCTCTCCGGCAAGGCGGCGCTGAACGCAGTCAGCTAAGGCATTGCGTGCTCTCGATAAAAGTACACGAACCGAACCCGTCGTCGATCCAATCGATTCGGCGACCTGCGAGGCCGAGAGGTCATCGACATAACGCAGATCCAGCAGCCTGCGTGAGTTCTCGGGTAGCCCGTTGAGGCAGGCTTCCAAAGCTTCCCGGCGCCGATCTCTGGTTTCAGCTTGCTCGGCAATTGTCTCGCCGAGCCGCTGTAGCAAATCATTGGAAAAAACCAACTGATTGCGGCCCTGCATTCGGTAAAAATCGACTACCCGTGACTTGGCGATCCACAAGGCCCAGCCAATGAATGGGCGATTCGAGTCGTATTCGTTGAACCGCCGAGCAAGCTCTTGGGCAACTCGCTGCACGACATCTTCAGCGTCGTGGAACCCCGACACAGCCGCAAAGATATACGCCGAGATCGAAGGCTCAGCGTTTAGCCAGCACTGTGCAAATTCTTCGCGTTTTCGATTCTCGTCCATGCTTGGTCCGGCGTTTGAAAGTCCCGATTCTCACGTATGCCGCACGTCAATAAGATTCGTTAACAAGAATCCTGCCAAAAGATTGAATTAGATGTTTGGGACCGAAGCGAGTGTCCAGCGTGATGCGACTGTGGTGTTGGATGGGCTTTCAAGATCGGACCGACGCAGAATAAATCTTTGGAACTCCAAGTACTTACGCGAGGAAGTTTGGTTTCCAGCCAGCCGCCTTGGCATGACTGCACCAGACGACTTGCCATCAATTGCAATGACGCCCAACCTGTCCTTCTGGCGGTTACCAGAAAAACGCTTGGTCGAACGCTCGAAGCAAACTTGAAACGCGGCTGGCTTGATTGTCATCAGCACACGACCAATTGTGGTGTGAGACGGAATTCCATTGGGAAGCTAAAGGCGATCGGTCAGTCAATGTTCATTGCTCTTGGCACAAACACTGATTGGCTTGGGCCCTTCTGCACCAGCAATGACAGCCATAGTGCTGATCATGTTCATGTCTCCAAGAAGATGACGCTTTGTGACAAGCGATCGCGGATCAGGCAGTTCGGCAAAGTCTTGTACGATGCTCTCGACCTCAAATTAGGTTCCCTTTTCTTGGGCAACGCGATTGCTCCAATCATGGTTCCGTGAACACAGAGTCAACTTAACCAAGATCGTGGAAATGACTCGATCGTGCCAGCTCAAGCTACCTGAATCGCACGTCGGCCCTGAATGGTTAAGCCATCGCCTGTCACGATGATTTGGTGAAGATTAGTGTTCGTCGTTAGCGAGTCGTGCCCCGTTTTCATCGCTATTCTTTGCACATTGCCTTTCACCGCCACACGCAGATCTGATAACGAACTGACTTCGATCGAAGTTAGATGGGGAACGTTACTGAGTGCCGGGGTCGCTGCGCGCTGTGTCGACGTCGACATCGGGAACCAACGCATGGACGCGGAAGTTCGTGTAGATGTGGTGAGTGCCCAACATGCGAAATCCGAAATAGCCGTCTCGGTAAAATGGAAATCGATTGAGGTCGTAGATTGTTTTTTGGACTGTAGGGTCGTCTTGGCTGTCACGTCCTTCGACCTGGATCGTATCGCCGCTTGCAATTTCGTAAATCAGTTTTCCGTCGACGATGTACTGGATCCTATCGTCGTAGGCGACCAGTCGCACCGGCATCAATTTGTCGGGTGTGATCAGGTAACCCGGTTTCTCATCTTTGTCGTTGAGGGCTAGATGCTCCGCTGGCTTACCGTTCGACTCGCGTGGATATCGTCGCATTCACGTTGTTAGGTTGGCGATGGCGCCACCACCACCGGTACTGGCGTAGTAGCCGTGGATCTTTTCATAGGAAGAAAAATTCTCGTTGTACCGTTGCGGATCGAACAGGCCTTCGTTGCGAACCATCGGATCGTTGGCCATCCAGAAGTTGTTGATGTCGCGCGGCTGTGCCCCTTTGATCGCTGGTTGCGGCGTCGGGCAAAGTACGTCGTACGCAATGGTGACGTGCGTCGAGAGTTTCTGTTTGAACCACACCGTGCAGCCGATTCCTGGCAGCAGGCAGTCGAACGCGTGACCGCGCGCTGTAACCTTCGCTGGTGGAAAACCGGATCGCTGCTGGATCTGAACTTCCCAGTTGTTCAAGTTTTCAAGGTCGTTTTTTGCCAGTACCTCGCCGACCTTGAACAAGCCAGCACCGCGCCCAATCACTATCGGGTGGTCGTCGGCGAAAGCTGCCCTGGATCCCATCGCTAAGATAGCAATCACCAGGGGCAAAATCTTCCAGTTCATAGCTCCTTGAAAAAAGGGGGCGATTCAAATTTCTCGTCTGCCGCGTTGCTTCCAAAGCCACTATGCAAAACACGCTTACGGGCTGGGATCTTCGAGAATCAGTTTGATTGAGAGTCAATCAGCTGCCTAGACATTCTGTCTAGCGATCCGGCATACGGCTCTCAGGGCGATCTAGCCCAAAAAATACTTCGGTCGAACCGCAACCTAGAACAGAACGTGGGGTTATCCCTAATGATCAACGTGATTGCCCACGACCAATTGGACTAAAATGAATCTGCCATCGACTCGCGTTATTGTTTTTCCCCGCATGATTGCAGCAGTAATGTTGACGATTTTGGCAGTGACTACCCTGCACGCTCAGCCAGGTCGATTCTCGCGAACAGAGTCGGACTCGAGAATGCCGATTGAGACTGAGAGGGGGTATCTGTTTGTCAACGGAGAGTACCTGCAGCCGCCGTACAAGATTGAAGCTGATTTTGAGAAAGACTTGATCCGCATCAACGGAGCTGACTATTCAGCGGATGCGTTCGATTTGAGCGGTTTGGTGAATCTCGATTCTGCCAGGCGTAGAGGAGGCGAAGGTGGTCGTCGAGGAATGGGATTTCGGGACGGTGGATGGGATCGTGGACGGGAACGTCAGGCGGAATTCGCAGAGCCGTCGGGCAGCGTCTCTGCCAGAACGTTCTTTCGCGAACTCGACACGCTTCGCCTCAACACGATTGTCGTTTTGCAGAATGAGCGGCCACCTTTGTTCTTGTCGCTTAGCGAGGAAAGCTACGCCTTATTGTCGTCACTGATTGCAACCGATTCAGGGTTTCAAGATGCCATGGTGATTCCCGATGCAGTGCAGTCACCAGCGGAACGCGAGGTTTGGGAACAACTGGTGAGTCAGTTTGTTGCGACTCCCGCATTTCTTCAGCGAGCAAAGCTTCACGTAGAAAAAATGGACGCAGAAGCAAGGCAAGTTGATGACTTTGCCGCGGCCATTGAGTTGAGCAGTCGAATCAGCTATCCGTTGACGACGTTCGCTCTTGTCTTGGTCGTGGTTGCGATCGGGCATCTGTTGATCCATGCCCAGCCAATGTTCGGTGGCGTCGACGACCCGTCGGGTTTGGAGAATATCAAGAAGGCAACAGTCTTGTGTCTCGTCATTGTTGGATTGATGTCGGGGATCGATCTGATCTGGACACTGATTGCGAATCAAAATGGCTCGATGCGAGAGCTCAATCCGTTGGGCAGCAAATTGATCGACAACCCCGCCCAACTGATAATGTTCAAATTCGTCGTCACATCCATCTCAATTGGGCTTTTGTTCTGGTTTCGCGAAATTCCCTTCGCTCGCCGAGCAACATGGTGGTGCTGCTTAGTGCTAACGCTGTTGACGGCACGTTGGTTGACGTTCCACTCATTGTTTGCCTGAGTGCAGACCGTCGACAGAGGTTCCATAAGTTTCAACCAGTGTCGACGGATCGTGTAATGCTTGACCACGTGGTCGCGGGACAGGCGTCTGGCAGTTGATCAGACAGCTGGGGTGAGTAACTCGATTTGGAGATTGAGACCATCGCTGTCGAATTGTAGCTCGTCAAACGCCGCATCGGCGGCGCTGGACTCGATGGACGGTCCAGAGTTGGCGACGGCGTCGACTGGATCGGCCGCGAAGAATTGGCTATGAAGCATCGTTTGTTCGCCGTCGAAAAGTGTGGCCACCGCCGCGTCATTGGTTTCTTCATGGTCGCGGGTTGATGAAGACGGCAGCGATAGTGCGAGAAAATCTTGTCCCCTTTCATCGGCGGTGTTGCTAATCGGTCGGCGTTGCCGGCTTAGGTGATTGATCACGCGCAAAGCATCAATTGCCGACACGCGACCGTCGCGATTCACATCCAAGAAGGTCATGCTAGACGAGATAATTTGTTCGCCTTCCGCACCTGTCGGTGACACGCTTCGCAGATTGTTGATGACAAGCAACGCGTCGAGTGATGTCGTTTCGCCGTTCGCGTTGGTGTCGGTTGGTTCGAAGATATTGGTCGGCGGAGAGCTGGAGAGAGTGCTGAAGCCAGCCGAGGATTCGATCGAGTAGATGCGGTTGGTTGTTTGCGGTTCGAAAATGACTGCATAAAGCCCACCTGCCGTGACTGTTGCCGTGGTGATCCCGCCAGTAAACGTGCCAATTGGATTGGTATTGCCATCGAGAATACGAATGTTCTCGCCGACAGAAGCTGATCCGATTGGCGTGACCGTAACGACCGTATCGGAGATGGCTTGGAAAATGATTGCAGTCGGAATGCTGTCGCCGGGAATCACATGCGGCCGGGTCACTAACGTCGGCACGAATATCCGTGTTTCTCGCACGGCAAAGTCGTCATCCTGGATCGTGGCGATTGCAGTCGCGGTTGCGATTGTGGTTGGATTCGTTGCGTTGGACAGCGTTACGGTGAACGTTTCGTCTTGCTCAATCAGGTTGTCACCCATGACGTCGATCGTAATCGTCTTGGACGTTTCGCCGGCAGCAAAGATGATGGTTCCCGACGGCAGCGATCCGCCAAAATCGGCCGCATCGGCTGGGTCGGCGCCACTGCCGACGACGGCAAAGTCGACAGAAGTGCTAGCGTCGACGTCATCGCTTCGCGAGACGGTGAACGTGAACGTAGTCGTTCCGGCGTCGCCTTCGTTTTTATCTGCATCGGTTGAGGTGATGGAAAGTGTCGCTGTTGGTGCGGACAAGTCGGACTCGAAAGCGCCTATGTCGACGCCTGATCCTTGCGGTCGAGCGATGCCGCGTTGGTCGGTTGCTAGACCGGCGGCGACACCGGCGCCAAGTGCGGGGCTGCCGGCGAGCAACGCAATTGTTTGAGTCGGCCCGCCGTTATCGGCCAGCGTGCTCAGTCCAGCCGATACACCGATCAAGTTGCTGCCGGTATCCACCAAAGCACCAAAGACATCGTTGTCGGTTGTGGCTGTGTTTCGTGATACGATTGAATTAGTTACCGCGACGGTTCCCCCGATGGTACTGATTCCGCCACCGGTCGCCGCCGTGTTATCTGCAATTGTCACGCTGGTCAACTCGACCGCCGCACCTTCGCTAGCGATGGCACCACCCGAGGCTGTTGCCGTATTGCCTGCGATTGTCGAGTTAATGACTGTCACGTCGCCGGCCGCACCATCGTTGAAGATGCCGCCGCCGTCGCCCGAGGCATTGTTCGAGATTGTGGACCGGTTCACGGATAACATGCCCGCCGCACTGTTCCACAACCCGCCACCTTCATTGGCTGCGCTGTTGCGATCGACTGTGGCTTCGCTCAAAGCGGCCACACCGTCGCCCGTGATATGCAGGCCGCCACCATTGCCCGGTGCCGCAGAACTAGTCGGTCCGGCGATGTTGTTGCTAAGAGTTCCGCCGCGGATGGTAGTGGTGGATCCTGCAATTGCTTCGATACCGCCGCCGGCTCGATTGGCGTTGTTACTGGTAATGGTTGAATTCGTGATCGTCATAGTACCGGCGTTGAGAACGCCGCCGCCGCTGCCGGAACTGCCATCAGCGATATTGTTCGTGATCATCGAGGAATCAATCAGTACCGTTCCGCCGACATTGAAAAGGCCACCGCCACCATTGTCAGCGTCATTGCCGGACGCGGTGTTTCCGTCGATCGTGACACCAGTCACGGTCATCACGCCGCTGCCGTTCCACAGTCCGCCACCTTCGGACGCAGCCACGTTGTTGTTGACCGTGCCGCCCGTGATGGTTGCGTTTCCGTTGCCTGTGATGTGCAGTCCACCACCGTTGCCTGGTGCTGCGACTGCAGGGCTAACGCCAACGTTGTTGCCATCCAGGTTCACGTCGGTCAGCGTCGTCGACGACCCTGCGGTGGCTTCGATTCCGCCGCCGGCACGGTTGGCCATGTTGCCGCTGATAAAGGTGTCTTCAGCTTTGAAAAGGCTAGCGTTCCAAACGCCACCACCGCTGCCCGATATTCCATTGGCGACATTATCGGTGACCGTGGAATTCGAAAGCGTCACGTTACCCGAGTTGTGAATGCCCCCCCCGCCGTCACTGGCTTCGTCGCCTGTGGCTAGGTTATCAACAATGTTCGCGTTGGAAATTCTGACAGAACCTCCGATCGTATCGATTGTGGCCGCAGCAACGGGAGCAGTCACGCGAAACGACATGCCGTCGCCGAGATCGATGCCAGCGGGCGCGGTGCCCATTGCGGCGACATCAATTACATCGGAAATGTCGGTTGCAATCGTCTTGCCGTGCAGAACGACTTCGCGAAGTCCCAAAGGCGACAAATTGCTGAACTGGCGAGCTTCATCCGCATTAGTCAAATCGAACGTATAAGTCGTATCGAGGTTGAATTCCGTCCCGTTCGGGAATAAGGCGGCAGCGTCGATCTCTCCAGCCGTCAACAAGTTTAAAAAATGCATCAGCGGCGGTGTTCCATCTGGTGGATTCGATCCACCGTCGGCATCGCGCAGTTGCGTCGAAGTCAGATTCAACACTACGGGGCCGTACTGAGGGCGACCTTCCAAGAAGTCCAGGAACCCGTCCTCGATAGTACGTCCGTCGTCTGCCGCTAATGTTGGTAGGACCGACGATACAGGTGACGAACCATTGGCCAATCCACCTGCTCCGTCAAAGAATGGTCCGTCGCCTTGTTCCAAGACAGGCCGAGTCGCGTTTCCAGCGAATTGTCCGTGGATGTGAGCGACGTGCACTGCGCCAGGAATGCCGGTCAGATCTTGTAACCCTTCGGCGTCAATGACCACGCGAACCGTTCGAGTCGTTTCGGTCGGTGACGATACCGTGACATTTCCGACGCCCGAGACACCGGAATCGTTCAGCGGGACAAAGGTGAGTGCGAACGTTTGATCGGCCATCGGGTCGGCTTCTTGATTGTAGATGCCGCCACCGCGAACCGCTGTGTTGCTCGCGATCATGGTTCCGTCGATCGTCATCAAGCCGGTCGCCGAATTCCATAGCCCACCGCCCTCAATCGCTCGGTTGTTGCTAACGCTGCCGCCGATGATTGTGATGTCCGAATCGAAGGTGACGTGCAACCCGCCACCGTTGCCAGGACTGGCGTCTTCTGCGACCGAATTGCCGTCCGCGGCTTCGTCACCTCCCAACGTGATGTTATTCAGCATGACCGTAGCTCGACCGACCTCGATTCCACCGCCGGCACGGTTGGCCGTGTTGCCACTGATGATTGTATCGGTGACCGTCAGCGACCCGGCTCGGGTCAAAATCGCGCCGCCACTGCCCGCGGTTCCTGTCGCGGCGTTGCCGGATAGGGTGCTGTCACTAATCGTGACGCTGCCATCAATGTTCAGGACCGCTCCGCCGCCGTCGCCCATCATTGTGCCGGCCGCAGAGTTACCAGTGATCGATGTACCGGTGATGTCTAGCACGCCCATTGCAACGTTCATCACGCCGCCACCGCCACCGCGAACACCATCAGCGATGTTGTCGGCGATGTTGGCGTCGCTAACCCGTAACGTGCCGCCGTTGTTGAACAGGGCTGCTCCGCCATTATCGTTGTCGATGCCGCTAGCCGTGTTGCCGGAGAGCATTGTGCCGCTGACCGTCATCGTGCCGCTGCCGTTCCACAGTCCGCCGCCTTCGGAAGCCGCAATATTGTTGTTGACGGTACCGCCAATCACGCTAACCGTTCCGCCACCACTGACGTGCAGCCCACCACCGTTGCCCGGTGCGGCGATCGCGGGACTGACTCCGGCGTTGTTGCCATCCAAACTCACGTTGGTTAACGTCGTCGCCGATCCATCAGTAACTTCGATTCCACCGCCCGCGCGGTTGGCAGTGTTGTCGGTGATCGCTGTATTAATGACCGTCAGAGATCCACCCAGGTTCAGGATACCACCGCCGCTGCCCGACGATCCATCAGCGACGTTACCGTCGATCGTCGCACCGGAGATTTGCAAGTCGCCGCCGTTATTGAACAGTCCACCGCCACCATTAGCGGCATTATTACCGCTGGCGACATTCGACGTGATCGATCCGCCATTGATGCTCAAGGTTCCGGTTGCCGAGTTCCATAAGCCACCGCCTTCGCTGGCTGCCGTGTTGCTGCCAAAAATTACCATGTTCGACGTTACGATTGCTGCGCCAGTGGAATGCAAACCGCCGCCATTGATTCCGGCGGTATTGAATGAGACGTCGGTGCCAAGGTTTAGCGTCAGGTTGCCATCGACGACTTCCACGCCGCCACCAGCACGATTTGCTAAGTTGCCATCCGCGGCGACTGGTCCCCCAATGCGTGTTGAGTCAATCGTTACGTTACCGTCGGTCGAAAAAATACCACCGCCGCTACCGAGTGTGCCATCGGCTGCATTGGCGGTGATGATTGCGTCGCTAACCGTGAGCGTGCCGCCATTGTTGAAAATTCCGCCGCCACCATCGTCAGCTGCGTCACCGGATGCGACGTTATTCACAATCGTGGTGCCGTCGACTGTCATCGTGCCAACGCTGTTCCACAAGCCGCCGCCCTCGCGAGCAGCGATGTTCCCACTGACCGTTCCGCCGTTGATCACCGCGTTGCCATCGCCGCTGATGTGCAGCCCGCCGCCATTTCCCGGCGTGGCAAAACCTACTGGACCAGCGATGTTGTTCGAAAGCGTAACGCCCGACATCGTCAACGTGCCACCTGCTGATTCGATCCCG comes from the Rubripirellula reticaptiva genome and includes:
- a CDS encoding CHRD domain-containing protein, with the protein product MFGFRPSRLLDLQSDRKNARKQGSGRRSTSGRSQIRQLLGEPLEHRRVLAAYLVNTADDIVAEDGMVSLREAVQAANTNAVVNADTVAGDTGPGITDTITFADGLSAITLGSELTISDSLSISLGTATAQSISGDGASRIFSIDAGNDASVVTTVSVEGLTLSDGVAERGGAIFVSSGQSLLLDSVTLANNTATGSGSGAGGGALFNDGGSVTIVDSTISGNSAAVSSSVSLTGAQENPPVTTSATGDATFIYDPAGNTFSIDLFVTGVEVENDEDEVPQVTGAHLHVGDAGVNGGVIVNLNASNFVTEAGGIRLRLTDADFPTENIDDLAAGGIYINVHSTDNPSGEVRGQLVFPMTMGSGGGLFNAGGALTITDSTIDGNIASRAGGGIESAGGTLTMSGVTLSNNIAGPVGFATPGNGGGLHISGDGNAVINGGTVSGNIAAREGGGLWNSVGTMTVDGTTIVNNVASGDAADDGGGGIFNNGGTLTVSDAIITANAADGTLGSGGGIFSTDGNVTIDSTRIGGPVAADGNLANRAGGGVEVVDGNLTLNLGTDVSFNTAGINGGGLHSTGAAIVTSNMVIFGSNTAASEGGGLWNSATGTLSINGGSITSNVASGNNAANGGGGLFNNGGDLQISGATIDGNVADGSSGSGGGILNLGGSLTVINTAITDNTANRAGGGIEVTDGSATTLTNVSLDGNNAGVSPAIAAPGNGGGLHVSGGGTVSVIGGTVNNNIAASEGGGLWNGSGTMTVSGTMLSGNTASGIDNDNGGAALFNNGGTLRVSDANIADNIADGVRGGGGGVMNVAMGVLDITGTSITGNSAAGTMMGDGGGAVLNIDGSVTISDSTLSGNAATGTAGSGGAILTRAGSLTVTDTIISGNTANRAGGGIEVGRATVMLNNITLGGDEAADGNSVAEDASPGNGGGLHVTFDSDITIIGGSVSNNRAIEGGGLWNSATGLMTIDGTMIASNTAVRGGGIYNQEADPMADQTFALTFVPLNDSGVSGVGNVTVSSPTETTRTVRVVIDAEGLQDLTGIPGAVHVAHIHGQFAGNATRPVLEQGDGPFFDGAGGLANGSSPVSSVLPTLAADDGRTIEDGFLDFLEGRPQYGPVVLNLTSTQLRDADGGSNPPDGTPPLMHFLNLLTAGEIDAAALFPNGTEFNLDTTYTFDLTNADEARQFSNLSPLGLREVVLHGKTIATDISDVIDVAAMGTAPAGIDLGDGMSFRVTAPVAAATIDTIGGSVRISNANIVDNLATGDEASDGGGGIHNSGNVTLSNSTVTDNVANGISGSGGGVWNASLFKAEDTFISGNMANRAGGGIEATAGSSTTLTDVNLDGNNVGVSPAVAAPGNGGGLHITGNGNATITGGTVNNNVAASEGGGLWNGSGVMTVTGVTIDGNTASGNDADNGGGGLFNVGGTVLIDSSMITNNIADGSSGSGGGVLNAGTMTITNSTITSNNANRAGGGIEAIAGSTTTIRGGTLSNNIAGPTSSAAPGNGGGLHITGDGVAALSEATVDRNSAANEGGGLWNSAAGMLSVNRSTISNNASGDGGGIFNDGAAGDVTVINSTIAGNTATASGGAIASEGAAVELTSVTIADNTAATGGGISTIGGTVAVTNSIVSRNTATTDNDVFGALVDTGSNLIGVSAGLSTLADNGGPTQTIALLAGSPALGAGVAAGLATDQRGIARPQGSGVDIGAFESDLSAPTATLSITSTDADKNEGDAGTTTFTFTVSRSDDVDASTSVDFAVVGSGADPADAADFGGSLPSGTIIFAAGETSKTITIDVMGDNLIEQDETFTVTLSNATNPTTIATATAIATIQDDDFAVRETRIFVPTLVTRPHVIPGDSIPTAIIFQAISDTVVTVTPIGSASVGENIRILDGNTNPIGTFTGGITTATVTAGGLYAVIFEPQTTNRIYSIESSAGFSTLSSSPPTNIFEPTDTNANGETTSLDALLVINNLRSVSPTGAEGEQIISSSMTFLDVNRDGRVSAIDALRVINHLSRQRRPISNTADERGQDFLALSLPSSSTRDHEETNDAAVATLFDGEQTMLHSQFFAADPVDAVANSGPSIESSAADAAFDELQFDSDGLNLQIELLTPAV
- a CDS encoding DUF6250 domain-containing protein, with translation MRRYPRESNGKPAEHLALNDKDEKPGYLITPDKLMPVRLVAYDDRIQYIVDGKLIYEIASGDTIQVEGRDSQDDPTVQKTIYDLNRFPFYRDGYFGFRMLGTHHIYTNFRVHALVPDVDVDTARSDPGTQ
- a CDS encoding sigma-70 family RNA polymerase sigma factor; the encoded protein is MDENRKREEFAQCWLNAEPSISAYIFAAVSGFHDAEDVVQRVAQELARRFNEYDSNRPFIGWALWIAKSRVVDFYRMQGRNQLVFSNDLLQRLGETIAEQAETRDRRREALEACLNGLPENSRRLLDLRYVDDLSASQVAESIGSTTGSVRVLLSRARNALADCVQRRLAGEHA
- a CDS encoding DUF5658 family protein, giving the protein MIAAVMLTILAVTTLHAQPGRFSRTESDSRMPIETERGYLFVNGEYLQPPYKIEADFEKDLIRINGADYSADAFDLSGLVNLDSARRRGGEGGRRGMGFRDGGWDRGRERQAEFAEPSGSVSARTFFRELDTLRLNTIVVLQNERPPLFLSLSEESYALLSSLIATDSGFQDAMVIPDAVQSPAEREVWEQLVSQFVATPAFLQRAKLHVEKMDAEARQVDDFAAAIELSSRISYPLTTFALVLVVVAIGHLLIHAQPMFGGVDDPSGLENIKKATVLCLVIVGLMSGIDLIWTLIANQNGSMRELNPLGSKLIDNPAQLIMFKFVVTSISIGLLFWFREIPFARRATWWCCLVLTLLTARWLTFHSLFA
- a CDS encoding DUF6250 domain-containing protein; the encoded protein is MNWKILPLVIAILAMGSRAAFADDHPIVIGRGAGLFKVGEVLAKNDLENLNNWEVQIQQRSGFPPAKVTARGHAFDCLLPGIGCTVWFKQKLSTHVTIAYDVLCPTPQPAIKGAQPRDINNFWMANDPMVRNEGLFDPQRYNENFSSYEKIHGYYASTGGGGAIANLTT
- a CDS encoding transposase family protein, with product MVQDFAELPDPRSLVTKRHLLGDMNMISTMAVIAGAEGPKPISVCAKSNEH